From Pseudomonas hefeiensis, one genomic window encodes:
- a CDS encoding thermostable hemolysin: MPDSDWNIHLPLAFGNAGQPARHLHRTLPGEPRRDEFEAFIHRRFHQAHGAEIRHFMPELFGLDDADGKLCAVAGVRLAAQGPLFLERYLDDPIEPLIKADADCAVDRAGIVEVGNLAASDTGSARLSIIAITYLLAMGGLEWVAFTGNIGLVNSFHRLGLKPVTLCPADPQRLGEDRHLWGRYYESQPWVHVGNIRAGFVHLRDAGLFDRLGFSQTYGEACHVA; encoded by the coding sequence ATGCCCGATTCTGACTGGAACATCCATCTACCGCTGGCTTTCGGCAATGCCGGCCAGCCGGCTCGCCACTTGCACCGGACTCTGCCGGGAGAGCCCCGCCGGGATGAGTTTGAAGCCTTCATCCACCGGCGTTTTCACCAGGCCCATGGCGCCGAGATTCGTCACTTCATGCCTGAACTGTTCGGGCTCGATGATGCCGACGGTAAGCTTTGCGCCGTGGCAGGCGTGCGTCTGGCGGCCCAGGGGCCGCTGTTTCTCGAGCGTTACCTGGACGATCCCATCGAGCCTTTGATCAAGGCCGACGCAGACTGCGCAGTGGATCGCGCCGGCATTGTCGAAGTTGGCAATCTGGCCGCCAGCGACACCGGCAGCGCTCGCCTGAGCATCATCGCGATCACCTATCTGTTGGCGATGGGCGGTCTGGAATGGGTGGCGTTCACCGGCAATATCGGCCTGGTCAACAGTTTCCATCGCCTTGGCCTCAAGCCCGTGACCCTGTGTCCCGCCGACCCGCAGCGCCTGGGGGAAGACCGTCACCTCTGGGGCCGCTACTACGAGAGTCAGCCATGGGTTCATGTCGGCAACATCCGCGCCGGCTTCGTTCACCTGCGCGATGCCGGTCTGTTCGACCGCCTGGGGTTCTCACAGACCTATGGGGAGGCGTGCCATGTTGCCTGA
- a CDS encoding AMP-binding protein, with product MLPEVERFKLTLREHAQRKGYAVALWGDNLRLDYATLYSEVVYRQQRLRDEQIKVVALALDNGVEAMLWDLAALFEGLSCVILPGFFSPAQRLHCLEQSQAQRVIAEPGLAAELQAAGYRYSGEFWHKDYAGPSRLPAGTAKLTFTSGTTGTPKGVCLSADSLLRVARELEQASRPVNARHHLALLPLAVLLENLGCYAALYAGAMLSLPGPKTLGIQGASGADPARLLACLTERRAQSLILVPQLLVMLVTAVEQKVFYPHALRFAAVGGARVSDDLLQRAQRVGVPVFEGYGLSECASVVCLNRPQANRAGSVGQPLPHVQVRLAADGEVMIKGSTLLGYLGEPPPASDWWPSGDLGEFDADGFLYLRGRKKHQFVTSFGRNVNPEWVEAELTQGGSIAQAFVYGEALPHNHALLWPTRADCSDQALELAVSKANEALPDYARVHHWTRLAQPFTAANGMLTANGRPRREAIVERYRGLFTESVLSEEYPS from the coding sequence ATGTTGCCTGAAGTGGAGCGCTTCAAACTGACCCTGCGTGAGCATGCCCAACGCAAGGGTTACGCCGTGGCGCTGTGGGGCGATAACTTGCGGCTGGACTACGCCACGCTTTATTCCGAAGTGGTGTACCGCCAGCAACGCCTGCGCGATGAACAGATAAAAGTTGTGGCTCTGGCCCTGGATAACGGTGTCGAAGCCATGCTTTGGGATCTGGCGGCTTTGTTCGAAGGTTTGAGCTGCGTCATCCTGCCGGGCTTTTTCAGTCCGGCTCAACGCTTGCACTGTCTGGAGCAGAGCCAGGCGCAGCGGGTGATTGCCGAACCGGGACTGGCAGCCGAACTCCAGGCCGCCGGTTACCGCTACAGCGGCGAGTTCTGGCACAAAGATTACGCCGGGCCGAGCCGCTTGCCGGCGGGCACCGCGAAGCTGACGTTTACCTCTGGCACCACCGGCACGCCAAAAGGTGTCTGCCTGAGTGCCGACAGTCTGCTGCGGGTCGCCCGTGAGCTGGAACAGGCCAGTCGGCCGGTCAACGCAAGGCATCACCTGGCGTTGCTGCCCCTGGCGGTCCTTCTGGAAAACCTCGGGTGCTACGCGGCGCTGTATGCCGGTGCGATGCTCAGCCTGCCTGGCCCGAAGACCCTCGGCATCCAGGGCGCCAGTGGCGCTGACCCGGCGCGCCTGTTGGCGTGCCTGACCGAGCGCCGGGCGCAGAGTCTGATCCTGGTTCCACAATTGCTGGTGATGCTGGTCACGGCCGTTGAGCAGAAGGTGTTCTACCCGCACGCTCTGCGGTTCGCCGCGGTGGGCGGTGCGCGGGTATCCGACGATCTTTTGCAACGAGCCCAGCGTGTTGGCGTGCCGGTATTTGAAGGCTACGGGCTGTCGGAATGCGCGTCGGTGGTGTGTCTCAACCGGCCACAGGCCAACCGTGCTGGCAGTGTCGGTCAGCCGTTGCCCCATGTGCAGGTTCGTCTGGCCGCAGACGGCGAAGTCATGATCAAGGGCTCGACCTTGCTCGGATACCTGGGGGAGCCCCCGCCTGCCAGCGACTGGTGGCCCAGCGGCGACCTGGGGGAATTCGACGCTGACGGGTTCCTGTACCTGCGCGGCCGCAAGAAGCACCAATTCGTCACCAGCTTTGGTCGCAACGTGAATCCCGAATGGGTCGAAGCCGAACTCACCCAGGGCGGCTCCATCGCCCAGGCCTTCGTTTATGGCGAAGCGTTGCCGCACAACCATGCATTGCTGTGGCCCACCCGCGCTGACTGCTCTGATCAAGCGCTGGAGCTGGCTGTGAGCAAGGCCAACGAGGCGCTGCCCGATTACGCTCGGGTCCATCACTGGACGCGACTGGCGCAACCCTTCACCGCAGCCAACGGCATGCTCACCGCCAACGGTCGACCGCGCCGCGAAGCGATTGTCGAGCGTTACCGCGGGTTGTTCACCGAATCCGTTCTGTCTGAGGAATATCCGTCATGA
- a CDS encoding TenA family transcriptional regulator, with amino-acid sequence MSFFDTLQEATHQQRQTLFNLPIIRDALDGQVSLASYRAFLIQAYYHVRHTVPLMMACGARLPAHLEWLRKAVCEYIDEEYGHEQWVLDDIAACGGDKDAVRDGQPSLPIELMVSYLYDLIARGNPVGLFGMVNVLEGTSIALATHAADAIREQLELPPTAFSYLSSHGSLDIEHMQTYRSLMNKLEDPADQAAVIHASKVVYTLYTEMFRGLPRDEGHQHAPA; translated from the coding sequence ATGAGTTTTTTCGACACTTTGCAAGAAGCCACCCATCAGCAACGCCAGACGCTGTTCAACCTGCCGATCATCCGTGACGCTCTCGATGGCCAGGTCAGCCTGGCCAGTTACCGGGCGTTTCTGATCCAGGCCTACTACCACGTGCGCCACACGGTGCCGTTGATGATGGCTTGCGGTGCACGCCTGCCAGCGCACCTGGAATGGCTGCGCAAGGCCGTGTGCGAGTACATCGACGAGGAATACGGTCACGAGCAATGGGTGCTGGATGACATCGCCGCGTGTGGAGGCGACAAGGATGCGGTGCGTGACGGTCAGCCGTCGTTGCCTATCGAGTTGATGGTCAGTTACCTGTATGACCTGATCGCCCGGGGCAACCCGGTGGGGCTGTTCGGCATGGTCAATGTGCTCGAGGGCACCAGCATCGCTCTGGCGACCCATGCCGCCGACGCCATTCGTGAACAGCTGGAGCTGCCGCCTACCGCTTTCAGCTACCTCAGCTCCCATGGCTCGCTGGATATCGAGCACATGCAGACCTATCGCAGCCTGATGAACAAGCTGGAGGATCCTGCCGACCAGGCGGCGGTGATCCACGCCTCCAAAGTGGTGTACACGCTCTACACCGAGATGTTCCGGGGCCTGCCCCGTGACGAGGGGCATCAACATGCGCCTGCGTGA
- a CDS encoding SDR family oxidoreductase produces the protein MRLRDARIVLTGASGGIGLAIAQALCASGARVLAVARHREALEPLIERYPQQLYWVGADLTVPGDRRKVLAAAEALGGINLLINAAGVNHFAMLEQLDDSEIDAMLALNISAPICLSKLLLPLLKQADSAMVVNVGSTYGSIGYPGYASYCASKFALRGFSEALRRELADTRVGVLYVAPRATRTSMNSPAAQALNQALKANVDDPHAVASAVMHAISGDRRELYLGWPERFFVGLNSLLPNLVDRGLRKQLPLVRRLSHKPENEHLKP, from the coding sequence ATGCGCCTGCGTGACGCCCGGATCGTCCTGACCGGTGCCAGTGGCGGAATTGGCCTGGCCATCGCCCAAGCCCTATGCGCCAGTGGCGCTCGGGTGCTGGCCGTGGCCAGGCATCGCGAAGCGCTGGAACCATTGATCGAGCGCTACCCGCAGCAGTTGTACTGGGTTGGCGCGGACCTGACTGTGCCAGGTGATCGGCGCAAAGTGCTGGCCGCAGCCGAGGCCTTGGGCGGCATCAACCTGCTGATCAATGCCGCCGGTGTTAACCACTTTGCCATGCTCGAACAACTCGATGACAGTGAGATCGATGCCATGCTGGCGCTGAACATCAGCGCGCCGATCTGTCTGAGCAAACTGTTGCTGCCACTGCTCAAACAGGCCGACAGCGCCATGGTGGTGAATGTCGGGTCGACCTACGGCTCGATCGGCTACCCAGGCTACGCCAGCTACTGCGCCAGCAAGTTCGCCCTGCGCGGGTTCTCCGAAGCACTGCGCCGGGAGTTGGCGGACACCCGTGTCGGCGTGCTCTATGTGGCGCCCCGGGCCACACGTACGTCGATGAACAGCCCGGCGGCCCAAGCCCTCAACCAGGCGCTCAAGGCCAACGTCGATGACCCGCACGCCGTGGCGTCGGCGGTCATGCATGCCATTTCCGGTGACCGTCGCGAGCTATATCTAGGCTGGCCCGAGCGTTTTTTTGTCGGCCTCAACAGCCTGCTGCCCAACCTGGTGGATCGTGGCCTGCGCAAGCAACTGCCACTGGTTCGCCGTCTGAGCCATAAACCCGAGAACGAGCACCTCAAACCATGA
- a CDS encoding tetratricopeptide repeat protein, producing the protein MKKILICLLFGALAQSAWALDDADQQRLTGIQQSWAHIQYDLPEGQRADAFEKLAAQASAFKQQRQSVAEAWIWSGIVKSSWAGAAGGLGALGKVKDAKADLEQALALDPKALQGSAYTSLGALYDRVPGWPLGFGDSDKAEQLLQQALQLNPNGIDSLYFWGDHLYRQKRYAEARVALQKALQAAPRPGRETADAGRRKEIEALLVDVNKKLG; encoded by the coding sequence ATGAAAAAAATTCTGATCTGTTTGCTGTTCGGCGCCCTGGCTCAAAGCGCCTGGGCCTTGGATGACGCCGACCAGCAGCGTCTCACTGGCATCCAGCAAAGTTGGGCGCATATCCAATATGACTTGCCTGAGGGGCAGCGCGCCGATGCCTTTGAAAAGCTCGCCGCCCAGGCTTCAGCGTTCAAGCAGCAACGCCAATCAGTGGCGGAGGCCTGGATCTGGTCGGGCATTGTCAAAAGCAGTTGGGCAGGGGCCGCAGGCGGGCTCGGTGCGCTGGGCAAGGTCAAGGACGCCAAGGCCGACTTGGAACAGGCCCTGGCTCTGGATCCCAAAGCCTTGCAAGGCTCGGCCTACACCAGCCTCGGCGCGCTCTATGACCGGGTTCCCGGCTGGCCCTTGGGGTTTGGCGACTCGGACAAGGCCGAGCAATTACTCCAGCAGGCGTTGCAACTGAACCCGAACGGCATTGACAGTCTGTACTTCTGGGGCGATCACCTCTACCGTCAGAAGCGCTACGCTGAGGCCCGGGTTGCCCTGCAAAAAGCCTTGCAGGCAGCGCCACGGCCGGGCCGGGAAACCGCCGACGCCGGCCGCCGCAAAGAGATCGAAGCGTTGCTGGTGGATGTGAACAAAAAACTTGGCTGA